The Elephas maximus indicus isolate mEleMax1 chromosome 19, mEleMax1 primary haplotype, whole genome shotgun sequence genome contains a region encoding:
- the DLG4 gene encoding disks large homolog 4 isoform X2, whose product MVMGRGSQGVGEFAVVVPGNLGKDETASRSAPRSALWLLAPPLLWWAPPLLTVLHSDLFQALLDILDYYEASISESQKYRYQDEDTPPLEHSPAHLPNQVNAPELVHVSERNLSHLQAVHGVVGHAHLSPLKASSPPVIVNTDTLEAPGYVNGTEGEMEYEEITLERGNSGLGFSIAGGTDNPHIGDDPSIFITKIIPGGAAAQDGRLRVNDSILFVNEVDVREVTHSAAVEALKEAGSIVRLYVMRRKPPAEKIMEIKLIKGPKGLGFSIAGGVGNQHIPGDNSIYVTKIIEGGAAHKDGRLQIGDKILAVNSVGLEDVMHEDAVAALKNTYDVVYLKVAKPSNAYLSDSYAPPDITTSYSQHLDNEISHSSYLGTDYPTAMTPTSPRRYSPVAKDLLGEEDIPREPRRIVIHRGSTGLGFNIVGGEDGEGIFISFILAGGPADLSGELRKGDQILSVNGVDLRNASHEQAAIALKNAGQTVTIIAQYKPEEYSRFEAKIHDLREQLMNSSLGSGTASLRSNPKRGFYIRALFDYDKTKDCGFLSQALSFRFGDVLHVIDASDEEWWQARRVHSDSETDDIGFIPSKRRVERREWSRLKAKDWGSNSGSQGREDSVLSYETVTQMEVHYARPIIILGPTKDRANDDLLSEFPDKFGSCVPHTTRPKREYEIDGRDYHFVSSREKMEKDIQAHKFIEAGQYNSHLYGTSVQSVREVAEQGKHCILDVSANAVRRLQAAHLHPIAIFIRPRSLENVLEINKRITEEQARKAFDRATKLEQEFTECFSAIVEGDSFEEIYHKVKRVIEDLSGPYIWVPARERL is encoded by the exons AAATACCGCTACCAAGATGAAGACACGCCCCCTCTGGAGCACAGCCCGGCCCACCTCCCCAACCAGGTAAACGCCCCCGAGCTGGTGCACGTGTCGGAGAGGAACTTGTCCCACCTTCAGGCCGTCCATGGGGTCGTGGGCCACGCCCACCTCTCCCCCCTCAAG GCCAGTTCTCCCCCTGTGATTGTCAACACAGATACCCTAGAGGCCCCGGGATAT GTGAACGGGACTGAGGGGGAGATGGAATACGAGGAGATTACATTGGAAAGG GGTAACTCAGGTCTGGGCTTCAGCATCGCAGGTGGCACTGACAACCCACACATTGGTGACGACCCGTCCATTTTCATCACCAAGATCATTCCTGGTGGGGCTGCAGCCCAGGACGGCCGCCTCAG GGTCAATGACAGCATCCTGTTTGTAAACGAAGTGGATGTGCGGGAGGTGACCCACTCCGCGGCAGTGGAGGCCCTCAAAGAGGCAGGTTCCATCGTCCGCCTTTATGTCATGCGCCGGAAGCCCCCGGCTGAGAAGATCATGGAGATCAAGCTCATCAAGGGGCCTAAAG GTCTCGGCTTCAGCATCGCAGGGGGCGTAGGGAACCAGCACATCCCCGGAGATAATAGCATCTATGTAACGAAGATCATCGAGGGGGGGGCCGCCCACAAGGACGGGAGATTGCAGATTGGGGACAAGATCCTGGCG GTCAACAGCGTGGGGCTGGAGGACGTGATGCATGAAGATGCTGTGGCAGCCCTGAAGAACACGTATGATGTTGTCTACCTAAAGGTGGCCAAGCCCAGCAATGCCTACCTGAGTGACAGCTATGCTCCCCCAGACATCACAACCT CATATTCCCAGCACCTGGACAATGAAATCAGTCACAGCAGCTACCTGGGCACCGACTACCCCACAGCCATGACCCCCACCTCCCCTCGGCGCTACTCCCCAGTGGCCAAGGACCTGCTGGGGGAGGAGGACATTCCCCGAGAACCGAGGCGGATTGTGATCCACCGGGGCTCCACGGGCCTGGGCTTCAACATCGTGGGTGGTGAGGACGGTGAAGGCATCTTCATCTCCTTTATCCTGGCCGGAGGCCCTGCTGACCTCAGTGGAGAGCTGCGGAAGGGGGACCAGATCCTCTCG GTCAACGGTGTTGATCTCCGCAATGCCAGCCATGAGCAGGCTGCCATTGCCCTGAAGAATGCGGGTCAGACAGTTACCATCATCGCTCAGTATAAGCCAGAAG AGTACAGCCGCTTCGAGGCCAAGATCCACGACCTACGGGAACAGCTCATGAATAGCAGCCTGGGCTCAGGGACAGCCTCCCTGCGCAGCAACCCCAAAAGGGGTTTCTATATCAG GGCCCTGTTTGATTACGACAAGACCAAGGACTGCGGCTTCCTGAGCCAGGCCCTGAGCTTCCGCTTTGGGGATGTGCTGCATGTGATCGACGCCAGTGACGAGGAGTGGTGGCAGGCGCGGCGGGTCCACTCTGACAGTGAGACCGATGACATTGGCTTTATCCCCAGCAAGCGGCG GGTCGAGCGACGGGAGTGGTCAAGGTTAAAGGCCAAG GATTGGGGCTCCAACTCTGGATCACAGG GTCGAGAAGACTCGGTTCTGAGCTATGAGACGGTGACACAGATGGAAG TGCACTATGCACGCCCCATCATCATCCTTGGGCCCACCAAGGACCGTGCCAATGACGACCTTCTCTCTGAGTTCCCCGACAAGTTTGGATCCTGTGTTCCCC ATACCACACGGCCCAAGCGGGAATATGAGATAGATGGCCGGGATTACCACTTTGTGTCGTCCCGGGAGAAAATGGAGAAGGACATTCAAGCGCACAAGTTCATCGAGGCCGGCCAGTACAACAGCCACCTGTATGGGACCAGTGTCCAGTCTGTGCGAGAGGTGGCAGAGCAG GGGAAGCACTGCATCCTCGATGTCTCAGCCAATGCTGTGCGGCGGCTGCAGGCGGCCCACCTGCACCCTATCGCCATCTTCATCCGTCCCCGCTCCCTGGAGAATGTTCT AGAGATTAACAAGAGGATCACAGAGGAGCAAGCCCGAAAAGCCTTCGACAGAGCCACCAAGCTGGAGCAGGAATTCACAGAGTGCTTCTCAG CCATCGTGGAGGGTGACAGCTTCGAGGAGATTTACCACAAGGTGAAGCGTGTCATTGAGGACCTCTCAGGCCCCTACATCTGGGTCCCAGCCCGAGAGAGACTCTGA
- the DLG4 gene encoding disks large homolog 4 isoform X5 has protein sequence MVMGRGSQGVGEFAVVVPGNLGKDETASRSAPRSALWLLAPPLLWWAPPLLTVLHSDLFQALLDILDYYEASISESQKYRYQDEDTPPLEHSPAHLPNQASSPPVIVNTDTLEAPGYVNGTEGEMEYEEITLERGNSGLGFSIAGGTDNPHIGDDPSIFITKIIPGGAAAQDGRLRVNDSILFVNEVDVREVTHSAAVEALKEAGSIVRLYVMRRKPPAEKIMEIKLIKGPKGLGFSIAGGVGNQHIPGDNSIYVTKIIEGGAAHKDGRLQIGDKILAVNSVGLEDVMHEDAVAALKNTYDVVYLKVAKPSNAYLSDSYAPPDITTSYSQHLDNEISHSSYLGTDYPTAMTPTSPRRYSPVAKDLLGEEDIPREPRRIVIHRGSTGLGFNIVGGEDGEGIFISFILAGGPADLSGELRKGDQILSVNGVDLRNASHEQAAIALKNAGQTVTIIAQYKPEEYSRFEAKIHDLREQLMNSSLGSGTASLRSNPKRGFYIRALFDYDKTKDCGFLSQALSFRFGDVLHVIDASDEEWWQARRVHSDSETDDIGFIPSKRRVERREWSRLKAKDWGSNSGSQGREDSVLSYETVTQMEVHYARPIIILGPTKDRANDDLLSEFPDKFGSCVPHTTRPKREYEIDGRDYHFVSSREKMEKDIQAHKFIEAGQYNSHLYGTSVQSVREVAEQGKHCILDVSANAVRRLQAAHLHPIAIFIRPRSLENVLEINKRITEEQARKAFDRATKLEQEFTECFSAIVEGDSFEEIYHKVKRVIEDLSGPYIWVPARERL, from the exons AAATACCGCTACCAAGATGAAGACACGCCCCCTCTGGAGCACAGCCCGGCCCACCTCCCCAACCAG GCCAGTTCTCCCCCTGTGATTGTCAACACAGATACCCTAGAGGCCCCGGGATAT GTGAACGGGACTGAGGGGGAGATGGAATACGAGGAGATTACATTGGAAAGG GGTAACTCAGGTCTGGGCTTCAGCATCGCAGGTGGCACTGACAACCCACACATTGGTGACGACCCGTCCATTTTCATCACCAAGATCATTCCTGGTGGGGCTGCAGCCCAGGACGGCCGCCTCAG GGTCAATGACAGCATCCTGTTTGTAAACGAAGTGGATGTGCGGGAGGTGACCCACTCCGCGGCAGTGGAGGCCCTCAAAGAGGCAGGTTCCATCGTCCGCCTTTATGTCATGCGCCGGAAGCCCCCGGCTGAGAAGATCATGGAGATCAAGCTCATCAAGGGGCCTAAAG GTCTCGGCTTCAGCATCGCAGGGGGCGTAGGGAACCAGCACATCCCCGGAGATAATAGCATCTATGTAACGAAGATCATCGAGGGGGGGGCCGCCCACAAGGACGGGAGATTGCAGATTGGGGACAAGATCCTGGCG GTCAACAGCGTGGGGCTGGAGGACGTGATGCATGAAGATGCTGTGGCAGCCCTGAAGAACACGTATGATGTTGTCTACCTAAAGGTGGCCAAGCCCAGCAATGCCTACCTGAGTGACAGCTATGCTCCCCCAGACATCACAACCT CATATTCCCAGCACCTGGACAATGAAATCAGTCACAGCAGCTACCTGGGCACCGACTACCCCACAGCCATGACCCCCACCTCCCCTCGGCGCTACTCCCCAGTGGCCAAGGACCTGCTGGGGGAGGAGGACATTCCCCGAGAACCGAGGCGGATTGTGATCCACCGGGGCTCCACGGGCCTGGGCTTCAACATCGTGGGTGGTGAGGACGGTGAAGGCATCTTCATCTCCTTTATCCTGGCCGGAGGCCCTGCTGACCTCAGTGGAGAGCTGCGGAAGGGGGACCAGATCCTCTCG GTCAACGGTGTTGATCTCCGCAATGCCAGCCATGAGCAGGCTGCCATTGCCCTGAAGAATGCGGGTCAGACAGTTACCATCATCGCTCAGTATAAGCCAGAAG AGTACAGCCGCTTCGAGGCCAAGATCCACGACCTACGGGAACAGCTCATGAATAGCAGCCTGGGCTCAGGGACAGCCTCCCTGCGCAGCAACCCCAAAAGGGGTTTCTATATCAG GGCCCTGTTTGATTACGACAAGACCAAGGACTGCGGCTTCCTGAGCCAGGCCCTGAGCTTCCGCTTTGGGGATGTGCTGCATGTGATCGACGCCAGTGACGAGGAGTGGTGGCAGGCGCGGCGGGTCCACTCTGACAGTGAGACCGATGACATTGGCTTTATCCCCAGCAAGCGGCG GGTCGAGCGACGGGAGTGGTCAAGGTTAAAGGCCAAG GATTGGGGCTCCAACTCTGGATCACAGG GTCGAGAAGACTCGGTTCTGAGCTATGAGACGGTGACACAGATGGAAG TGCACTATGCACGCCCCATCATCATCCTTGGGCCCACCAAGGACCGTGCCAATGACGACCTTCTCTCTGAGTTCCCCGACAAGTTTGGATCCTGTGTTCCCC ATACCACACGGCCCAAGCGGGAATATGAGATAGATGGCCGGGATTACCACTTTGTGTCGTCCCGGGAGAAAATGGAGAAGGACATTCAAGCGCACAAGTTCATCGAGGCCGGCCAGTACAACAGCCACCTGTATGGGACCAGTGTCCAGTCTGTGCGAGAGGTGGCAGAGCAG GGGAAGCACTGCATCCTCGATGTCTCAGCCAATGCTGTGCGGCGGCTGCAGGCGGCCCACCTGCACCCTATCGCCATCTTCATCCGTCCCCGCTCCCTGGAGAATGTTCT AGAGATTAACAAGAGGATCACAGAGGAGCAAGCCCGAAAAGCCTTCGACAGAGCCACCAAGCTGGAGCAGGAATTCACAGAGTGCTTCTCAG CCATCGTGGAGGGTGACAGCTTCGAGGAGATTTACCACAAGGTGAAGCGTGTCATTGAGGACCTCTCAGGCCCCTACATCTGGGTCCCAGCCCGAGAGAGACTCTGA
- the DLG4 gene encoding disks large homolog 4 isoform X4, which translates to MVMGRGSQGVGEFAVVVPGNLGKDETASRSAPRSALWLLAPPLLWWAPPLLTVLHSDLFQALLDILDYYEASISESQKYRYQDEDTPPLEHSPAHLPNQASSPPVIVNTDTLEAPGYELQVNGTEGEMEYEEITLERGNSGLGFSIAGGTDNPHIGDDPSIFITKIIPGGAAAQDGRLRVNDSILFVNEVDVREVTHSAAVEALKEAGSIVRLYVMRRKPPAEKIMEIKLIKGPKGLGFSIAGGVGNQHIPGDNSIYVTKIIEGGAAHKDGRLQIGDKILAVNSVGLEDVMHEDAVAALKNTYDVVYLKVAKPSNAYLSDSYAPPDITTSYSQHLDNEISHSSYLGTDYPTAMTPTSPRRYSPVAKDLLGEEDIPREPRRIVIHRGSTGLGFNIVGGEDGEGIFISFILAGGPADLSGELRKGDQILSVNGVDLRNASHEQAAIALKNAGQTVTIIAQYKPEEYSRFEAKIHDLREQLMNSSLGSGTASLRSNPKRGFYIRALFDYDKTKDCGFLSQALSFRFGDVLHVIDASDEEWWQARRVHSDSETDDIGFIPSKRRVERREWSRLKAKDWGSNSGSQGREDSVLSYETVTQMEVHYARPIIILGPTKDRANDDLLSEFPDKFGSCVPHTTRPKREYEIDGRDYHFVSSREKMEKDIQAHKFIEAGQYNSHLYGTSVQSVREVAEQGKHCILDVSANAVRRLQAAHLHPIAIFIRPRSLENVLEINKRITEEQARKAFDRATKLEQEFTECFSAIVEGDSFEEIYHKVKRVIEDLSGPYIWVPARERL; encoded by the exons AAATACCGCTACCAAGATGAAGACACGCCCCCTCTGGAGCACAGCCCGGCCCACCTCCCCAACCAG GCCAGTTCTCCCCCTGTGATTGTCAACACAGATACCCTAGAGGCCCCGGGATAT GAGTTGCAGGTGAACGGGACTGAGGGGGAGATGGAATACGAGGAGATTACATTGGAAAGG GGTAACTCAGGTCTGGGCTTCAGCATCGCAGGTGGCACTGACAACCCACACATTGGTGACGACCCGTCCATTTTCATCACCAAGATCATTCCTGGTGGGGCTGCAGCCCAGGACGGCCGCCTCAG GGTCAATGACAGCATCCTGTTTGTAAACGAAGTGGATGTGCGGGAGGTGACCCACTCCGCGGCAGTGGAGGCCCTCAAAGAGGCAGGTTCCATCGTCCGCCTTTATGTCATGCGCCGGAAGCCCCCGGCTGAGAAGATCATGGAGATCAAGCTCATCAAGGGGCCTAAAG GTCTCGGCTTCAGCATCGCAGGGGGCGTAGGGAACCAGCACATCCCCGGAGATAATAGCATCTATGTAACGAAGATCATCGAGGGGGGGGCCGCCCACAAGGACGGGAGATTGCAGATTGGGGACAAGATCCTGGCG GTCAACAGCGTGGGGCTGGAGGACGTGATGCATGAAGATGCTGTGGCAGCCCTGAAGAACACGTATGATGTTGTCTACCTAAAGGTGGCCAAGCCCAGCAATGCCTACCTGAGTGACAGCTATGCTCCCCCAGACATCACAACCT CATATTCCCAGCACCTGGACAATGAAATCAGTCACAGCAGCTACCTGGGCACCGACTACCCCACAGCCATGACCCCCACCTCCCCTCGGCGCTACTCCCCAGTGGCCAAGGACCTGCTGGGGGAGGAGGACATTCCCCGAGAACCGAGGCGGATTGTGATCCACCGGGGCTCCACGGGCCTGGGCTTCAACATCGTGGGTGGTGAGGACGGTGAAGGCATCTTCATCTCCTTTATCCTGGCCGGAGGCCCTGCTGACCTCAGTGGAGAGCTGCGGAAGGGGGACCAGATCCTCTCG GTCAACGGTGTTGATCTCCGCAATGCCAGCCATGAGCAGGCTGCCATTGCCCTGAAGAATGCGGGTCAGACAGTTACCATCATCGCTCAGTATAAGCCAGAAG AGTACAGCCGCTTCGAGGCCAAGATCCACGACCTACGGGAACAGCTCATGAATAGCAGCCTGGGCTCAGGGACAGCCTCCCTGCGCAGCAACCCCAAAAGGGGTTTCTATATCAG GGCCCTGTTTGATTACGACAAGACCAAGGACTGCGGCTTCCTGAGCCAGGCCCTGAGCTTCCGCTTTGGGGATGTGCTGCATGTGATCGACGCCAGTGACGAGGAGTGGTGGCAGGCGCGGCGGGTCCACTCTGACAGTGAGACCGATGACATTGGCTTTATCCCCAGCAAGCGGCG GGTCGAGCGACGGGAGTGGTCAAGGTTAAAGGCCAAG GATTGGGGCTCCAACTCTGGATCACAGG GTCGAGAAGACTCGGTTCTGAGCTATGAGACGGTGACACAGATGGAAG TGCACTATGCACGCCCCATCATCATCCTTGGGCCCACCAAGGACCGTGCCAATGACGACCTTCTCTCTGAGTTCCCCGACAAGTTTGGATCCTGTGTTCCCC ATACCACACGGCCCAAGCGGGAATATGAGATAGATGGCCGGGATTACCACTTTGTGTCGTCCCGGGAGAAAATGGAGAAGGACATTCAAGCGCACAAGTTCATCGAGGCCGGCCAGTACAACAGCCACCTGTATGGGACCAGTGTCCAGTCTGTGCGAGAGGTGGCAGAGCAG GGGAAGCACTGCATCCTCGATGTCTCAGCCAATGCTGTGCGGCGGCTGCAGGCGGCCCACCTGCACCCTATCGCCATCTTCATCCGTCCCCGCTCCCTGGAGAATGTTCT AGAGATTAACAAGAGGATCACAGAGGAGCAAGCCCGAAAAGCCTTCGACAGAGCCACCAAGCTGGAGCAGGAATTCACAGAGTGCTTCTCAG CCATCGTGGAGGGTGACAGCTTCGAGGAGATTTACCACAAGGTGAAGCGTGTCATTGAGGACCTCTCAGGCCCCTACATCTGGGTCCCAGCCCGAGAGAGACTCTGA